One Odocoileus virginianus isolate 20LAN1187 ecotype Illinois chromosome 6, Ovbor_1.2, whole genome shotgun sequence DNA segment encodes these proteins:
- the LOC110147370 gene encoding olfactory receptor 4F3/4F16/4F29: protein MDGGNHSVVSEFVFLGLTHSWGIQLLVLVFSSVLYVASMTGNILIVFSVTTDPHLHSPMYFLLANLSFIDLGACSVTSPKMICDLFRKRKVISFGGCIAQIFFIHAIGGVEMVLLIAMAFDRYVAICKPLHYLTIMSPRMCILFLAAAWALGMSHSLFQLAFIVNLPFCGPNVLDSFYCDLPRLLRLACTDTYRLQFMVTVNSGFICVSSLFILLISYIFILLTVWKRSSGGLSKALSTLSAHITVVILFFGPTMFVYTWPHPSSQMDKFLALSDAVLTPFLNPVIYTLRNKEMKLAMKRAFRPFVIFRKIS, encoded by the coding sequence ATGGATGGAGGGAATCACTCGGTGGTGTCTGAGTTTGTGTTTCTGGGCCTCACTCACTCATGGGGGATCCAGCTGCTCGTCCTGGTCTTCTCCTCTGTGCTCTACGTAGCAAGCATGACTGGGAACATCCTCATTGTGTTTTCTGTGACCACCGATCCTCACTTACATTCCCCCATGTACTTCCTACTGGCCAACCTCTCCTTCATTGACTTGGGAGCCTGCTCTGTCACTTCTCCCAAGATGATCTGTGACCTTTTCAGAAAGCGTAAAGTCATTTCCTTTGGAGGCTGCATTGCTCAGATCTTCTTCATCCATGCCATTGGTGGGGTGGAGATGGTGCTGCTCATCGCCATGGCCTTTGACAGATATGTTGCCATATGTAAGCCTCTCCACTATCTGACCATCATGAGCCCGAGGATGTGCATTTTGTTTCTGGCTGCTGCTTGGGCCCTTGGTATGAGCCACTCACTGTTCCAACTAGCATTTATTGTTAATTTGCCCTTCTGCGGTCCTAATGTATTGGACAGCTTTTACTGTGATCTTCCTCGGCTCCTCAGACTGGCCTGTACAGATACTTACAGACTTCAGTTCATGGTCACTGTCAATAGTGGGTTTATCTGTGTTAGTTCCCTCTTTATACTCCTCATCTCCTATATCTTCATCCTGTTAACTGTTTGGAAACGCTCCTCAGGTGGTTTATCCAAGGCCCTCTCCACTTTGTCAGCTCACATCACTGTGGTTATTTTGTTCTTTGGTCCAACCATGTTTGTCTATACGTGGCCGCACCCCAGTTCCCAAATGGACAAGTTTCTTGCTCTTTCTGATGCTGTTCTCActccttttttaaatccagtcaTCTACACACTCAGGAATAAAGAGATGAAGTTAGCAATGAAGAGAGCTTTCAGACCATTTGTGATTTTTAGAAAGATTTCATAA